CGATAATCACGAAAATCGGCATCATCGAATTGATGATTCCCGCAATGCTGCTGCTGACCTCTGTTTCAGCAATCGGGAAAAGAAACATCGGGATGAAATTTCCTGTTACTGCAGCCAAAATAAGCCACTTCAAATGTTTCGTGGGAAACTTGCGGATATTCATTAGTGCAAAAGGAAGCAGAATAATTCCTGCAATTAAAACCCGCAGCGCTCCTACTTCGTAAGGATTAAAATGCTCAAGCGATTTTTTAATGAGTATAAAAGATGAACCCCAAATCACGGAGAGCAGCACGAGTAAAATCCATTTTTCTTTTTCAGGATTCATTGTTTCTTTTTAAAATATGTAAATAATCGTTTTTAGGAATCATTCGCGCACCCAGACTTTGGAGATGTTGGGAATGAATCTGACAATCTATAAGTTCAAGATCCTCATTCTGTAAGATAAAATTAAGAAATCCGGCTTTCGATGCGTTGCTCACTTTGGCAAACATGCTTTCGCCGCAAAAAACTTTACCGATCTGCATCCCATAAAACCCGCCTACCAATTCACCATTCTGCCAGACTTCAAAACTTTTGGCAAAGCCATATTCGTGAAGTATTGTAAAAGATTTTATTAATTCACCGGAAATCCAGGTTCCATCCTGATCCTTTCTGTACGCGTTTTTGCACTGGGTCATTACTTCGCTGAAACATTTGTTTTCGGTAAAGGTAAAAATACCGTCTTTCAAAATCTTCTTCATGGATTTCGAAATCTTAGCCTCATCCGGAAAAAGCACAAATCGGGGATCAGGACACCACCAGAGAATTTCCTCCCCCTCATTAAACCACGGAAAAAGCCCGAGCTGATAGGCAAATAAAAGCCGCTCAGGAGACAGATCGCCCCCGATGGCAAGCAAACCGCTTTCGGAATCGGTTAATTCCGGATCAGGAAAAGAAATTTCATGAGGGTCAAGTAAAACCATTTTTCAAAAATTAAATCCTGCTCTTGAAAAAAGCAGGATTTTTTATAGATTTTTTATTCCGTGAAATTTAGAATGGTAAATCGTCATCATCTTCAGCGAAAACATCTGTATTGGAAGCTGCAGGTTTTGCATCTGCATTTCTTGCCTGAACTGGTTCATTAAAATCACCTGCTCCGTCAACTTTTTCGATTCTCCAGCCGGTTATGGAATTGAAATATTTTACCTCGCCTTGTGGAGAAGTCCATTCTCTTCCTCCGATATTGATAGAAACCTTTACTTTATCACCTTCTTTATAGACATTAAGCAAATCTCCTTTTTCTTTTAGAAATTCTATGCTGATTGGCTGCGGATACTGCTCTTCGGTCACAATAACCATTTCTCTTTTCTGAAAGCCGCTCGCAAAAGTCTGAACGTCACCTAGTTTCTTTATAATCCCTTGTAATTCCATAATTGATTGTTAAAGGTGTAAAAGTAATAAATAAAGGATAGAAAAAGAAGATGGGATTTAAAAAGTTTAAAAAAATTAAAATTTCTAAAATTTTCTTGCATTAAAAGGGAAAAAGTATATATATTTGCACTCACAAAAAAAGAGAAGAAGTTAATTAGCGGATGTGATGTAATTGGTAGCCATGCCAGACTTAGGATCTGGTGCTGTGAGGCGTGTGGGTTCGAGTCCCTCCATCCGCACTTTTATTGCGAAAATAGCTCAGCTGGTAGAGCACGACCTTGCCAAGGTCGGGGTCGCGGGTTCGAATCCCGTTTTTCGCTCAACAATCTACCTGCCTTGGTGGTGGAACTGGTAGACACGCAGGACTTAAAATCCTGTATCCGCAAGGATGTACGGGTTCAAGTCCCGTCCGAGGTACTTTAAACGCTGTTAATCTTCATTGATTTTCAGCGTTTTTTGTTTTGTGCCAAACGCTTCGGCAAACATTTTGTAACTTTATTTGTATAAAAAATACAACATGTTATGGCAAATCACAATTTAAAAACACTTTCCCAAGTGCTTAATATCCTGCGCGGACGGGGAATCACAAAGGAAATCTGCATGAACGAGCAAAAGCAGTTTGTTCTGGAAGGCACAGATACTATTTACAAGCCCAGCGATTTGTGCATCGTAAAATCATATCGTTTTGAGGGCGACAGCAGCCCGGATGATAATGCGGTGCTTTATGTAACGCAGGACAGAGATGGAATTCAATCCCTGATCATCGACTCTTACGGAGCTGACAGCAATTATTCAGGAGAAGAATTTGATAATTTTCTGAGAGAAATTCCGGTGGAAGAACGTGAAGATTTTGACATCGATTAAAAATTCAATCCGAAATCAGTTTTCGGATTTTTTCTTGAAAATATTTCGGAGAACCCCTTTCTCTTTAATTTTTTCCTTTGTTTGCTGCGCTTTTTCTTTTACTTCCTGCTTTGTTTCTTTAATATCGGTCTTATTCTGTTCAAGTGCCGTTTTTGTATTTTCAACAGTAGTCTTCACTTTTTTCTCTGTATTTTCAACATTTTTCCCTATCAGCGTTTTCTTTAAACCTTCTTCAATACCTTTCCAGAAGAGATTAAAAAAAGATTTAGAGGGATCTCTTATAATATTATCAACAGGAACCGACTCTGGATATTTTCCTGAATCTGTCTTCACAAAAATATTAGCTACTGCGGATAATATTTTGTTTTTCTCACCTGTTTCCTTTAATACCGAAACCCGTAAATCCTGATGTTTCATATTTAAAATTCCGTTCAGACCTTTATTGTTTCCTTTGAAATTAAAAATCAGATCCGAGATCAATCCTGTTGCACGGATTTTCAGATAAGGTTCAATAAAAGGATTAACACGCGAGGCAGGCAGATCGGCAATATTTCCTGCAATGCTAAAAACGTCGCTCATGTTTGCTGTATCAAAATCCCACCTCACATTCATTGGCGACGCGTTCATAAATAGACAGCTTATAGTTATCGGGACCTGAGTCGGTTTGCCTTTCATCTTTCCTGAATTCAGATTTTTTACGTTCATGTTGAAATTATTGAAAGTAAGTTTGCCCGGTCCGTCCGACTTTTTTGTGTCTTCCTCATATTCCAGAACCGAATTTTTGACCTCTGTATTCTGTATATATAAAGGAAACTTAATGGTTCTCAGTAATTTAGAATAAAGTGGTTTTTCAGTTAAATCATCTTTGGGAATTTTACTGCGGAAGATATTCGCATTCATCCCCGTCAGCGTAAGCTGGGAGGCATCGATGAATTTTTGAGCCGACCATAAATCCCAGTTTCCTTTCAATGAAATCTGGTTAACTTTGAGATCGTATAAATCCTTTTCCGTCGGAACCATACGGATATATTGAGCCCGGAAAACCGTCGGCTTCATCACAAAATTAGAAATCTGCGCTCCGTCTTTACTGAATTTCAATAACGAAGCTGATAAATTGTAGAACTGCGTTCTGTAACTGAAGTTTCTTGTTGTGGCACTGTAAAAACCGGTTTTGAAAGGAAATTCCTTTTTTGCAGTCTTTGCATTCATTTCCAGGTTTTGGATTTTCGCATTCAAATCATTAAAAACCAACGGACGGCCACCTTTATCGTAAACCAAATTGGAGTTTTGAATCGCAATATTTTTAATAATCAAAGGAAAATGAATTCCCTTAAAATCTGCCTGCTTCTTTGTAGGATTGTCTGCAGCCGAAATCTTACCGTTTAGAGTGCTTACCAAAACATTTTCTACATTGAGTTTAAGCTTATTTTCTACAAATTTGAATTCATTGATCTTAAGATTAATTCTCCGCACATTTAAATCCATCAGTGTTTTATCAGATTTTGACTGAGTTGGCTTTATCGAGATATTTCCGAGATCAACCGCTTTCGGACTTAGAGAAACTGCCGCAATCTGCATACTTTCTGTTTCTGAGGAGAAACCTATGTTTTTTCCTGAAATTTTAAAATCTGCATACTGAAATGGAAGCGGATCTTTAGAAGTATCACCATTCATAAGGAACTTACTAATATCAAGACTGATATTTTCAGCATTTAAACGGGGAGTGCCATTGGGTTTCAGAACAGTTATTTTTGCATTCTTCATTAAAACCTGCTTCATGTTAACATCATAGGTGAAATCTTTCTGGGCAGCGGCTTTTGCGTTCGTAGTGAATATCTGTAATTCGGGATTACTAAAAACCGCATTGGCCAGCATTACCTTATTGCCTTCCAGAGCGATATCTGTAAACTGCATTTCAGAGGTTTTGAAATCGTAAAGATTCTTTTTCGCCGGATAAAACCTAATGAAATCTCTTTGTGAAAGCAGCGGAGTTACCGTAAAATCTACAAGACTCATTTTCCGCTCTTTCGTCGTAATATGTTTAGCGGTGACTGCATAAACAGGATCAGGACGGAAAAAGAAGTTCTTCCCATTGATATCGTACTGGTCAAAAACCACAGGCAGTTTGTTTTCAACTGATTCTTCAGTCATCTGCAGATTTTCTACATTAAGGTTAAGATCCTGAACCGATAAAAATTTCTGTTTGGTATGTTTGAACACCTGCAGGGTGCCGCCACTGATTTTAAGATTTTGAAAAACTACAGGATTGCATTTTTTCCCTGTTTTATCATTAATTGGTTTCGCCAGAATGATGTTGAGATTAGGATTTCGAAGCAGCAGATTAGAGCTGTTGATGCGTTTGTTGAACAGGGCGTCATAAATCCCCAGCCTAGAAACCGATAACGTATCGACCGTTCCCTGTATTCTTATTACATTTTGGTTTTCAGGATTTTTATTGTTCACCGTAATTCCCGAAGCAAAAATATTTCCGGTACCTAAATCCACGTCGAGCGAATGGTAAGAAATTTTGTAATCGGAATTGTTTTTAATATAGCCTGGCAGTTTGCTTTTCAGCCAGAAATTAATTCCGAAGTTTGCCACTAAAATAAGCAGAAACAGAATTCCTAAGATCCTCAGTAAAATCCTAAAATAGTTTTTCTTCATTTTTTTGAAGATTAAATTCTGTGCCAATCAGTTCGCAGGTAAACAAAGGAAATTTAAAAAACTGTAATCTTAAATTTCCAAATCAATCACATACCCTTCGTGTCCTCTAACATTTATAAAATTGCCGCCCTCAAAAGAAAGATACTGTCCTTTTATTCCTTTTAAAACACCTTCGAATTCAGGTTTTTTGTCCAGGGTGAATGAATTTATTTTTTCAGGAGCCTCATAAGGATAATCGAGGCGGAGCATTTCATGTTCCATTGAATAGAAGTTTTTGAAATTATCCGGGAAATAATCTTTTATCTTTTCGCGGAAGTCGGCAAGATCCAAATCATCTTCGAAATCATCTTCCAACATTTTGCGCCAGTTGGTTTTATCCGCAAGATGCTCTTTAAGCGCGACCTCGATCATTCCAGCTTCGTAACGGTTGTCGGTTTTAGCGATCGGAAGCGCGAAAGTAGCACCCTGGTCAATCCACCGGGTCGGAATTTGGGAATGGCGGGTAACTCCTACTTTTACATCTCCTGTATAAGCCAGGTACACAATGTGGGGCTGTAACTGAATTGCTTCTTCTACTGCCAAATCTCGCTCTCCTATACCCAAATGCGCGGTTGAAAGTTCCGGACGGATGATCGTATCACTTGCATATGGACTTTCAAAAAAGCATTTCTTACAAAATCCCATGCGGTAAATCTTTTCTCCGCTGCCGCAGTTTACGCATTCGTAACCGATATGTTTTAATTTTAGAGTTTTCCCGATGAGCTGATTCATATTAATAAGGTCATGGGAAAGATTCAGGAAATATTGAATGGGTTTCGCGTTTTGCGTTGTCATTTTCAGGATTTGTCCGGAGAACTGCATATTTGAATATTTCAGTAAAAATAATGATTTGAATTTAATTAAATTTGTAAGACTAAAAAACAAAGATGAAATATTTAGTTACCGGTGGAAGCGGCTTTATCGGTTCGCATCTGGTAGAACATTTACTGAAAAACAGACATTCTGTCATTAATATTGACAATTTTGATGATTTTTATGATTACAGGATAAAAATCAGAAATACTTTGGAGTCCGTAGGAAAACCTTTCGAATTTTCGTTTCATAATAAGGAGCATGACATTGAAAAACTCGTTTTCGAAACTTCAAAGAAACACTATCACATTTATTATCAGGACATTCGCGACAAAGACGGCCTTGAAAAAATATTCGCCAAACATAAAATTGATGCTGTAATTCATTTGGCAGCCTTGGCGGGCGTGCGACCTTCGATAGAAAAACCTTTGGAATATGAAGAAGTAAACGTGAAAGGCACAATGAATCTGTGGGAACTTTGCCGGGAATATAAAATTAAAAAATTCATTAATGCTTCCAGCTCAAGTATTTACGGAAACAATATTAAAATTCCTTTTTCTGAAACCGACAATGTAGATCAACCCATTTCACCATACGCAGCAACCAAAAAATGCACTGAAATTCTGGGTCATGTGTATCATAATCTTTACGGAATCGATATAATACAGCTGAGGTTTTTCACTGTTTATGGGCCAAGACAGCGACCGGATCTGGCGATTCACAAGTTTACAAAACTGATTAATGACAATACGGAAATTCCGTTTTATGGTGATGGATCTACCTCCAGAGATTACACTTATATCGATGATATTATCGATGGAATTATGAAATCAATTCAATATTTACATCGAAATAAAAAGGTTTATGAAATCATCAATCTCGGTGAAAACGAAGTTATTACCCTGAATGAAATGCTCGCAACTCTGGAGGAACATTTAGAAAAAAAATCAATAAAAAAAATTCTGCCACCGCAACCCGGCGATGTAGACAAAACCAATGCAGATATTACCAAAGCAAGGGCTTTAATAGGCTATCATCCCACCACTCATTTCCAAAATGGCACAAAAAAGTTTGTGGAATGGTTTTTGAGAAATGGTTGATGAAAAAATTTTGAAATAAAAATCAAAGTTTATTGAAACTCAGCGACAAAAACCTTTTTTATGTCGCCTAATTTTATACTTTTGCAAAAAATTATTATATGTATTGGACATTAGAACTGGCTTCATATTTAAGCGACGCACCTTGGCCGATGACCAAGTCTGAAC
The window above is part of the Kaistella faecalis genome. Proteins encoded here:
- a CDS encoding DUF3127 domain-containing protein → MELQGIIKKLGDVQTFASGFQKREMVIVTEEQYPQPISIEFLKEKGDLLNVYKEGDKVKVSINIGGREWTSPQGEVKYFNSITGWRIEKVDGAGDFNEPVQARNADAKPAASNTDVFAEDDDDLPF
- the aat gene encoding leucyl/phenylalanyl-tRNA--protein transferase translates to MVLLDPHEISFPDPELTDSESGLLAIGGDLSPERLLFAYQLGLFPWFNEGEEILWWCPDPRFVLFPDEAKISKSMKKILKDGIFTFTENKCFSEVMTQCKNAYRKDQDGTWISGELIKSFTILHEYGFAKSFEVWQNGELVGGFYGMQIGKVFCGESMFAKVSNASKAGFLNFILQNEDLELIDCQIHSQHLQSLGARMIPKNDYLHILKRNNES
- a CDS encoding DUF2797 domain-containing protein: MQFSGQILKMTTQNAKPIQYFLNLSHDLINMNQLIGKTLKLKHIGYECVNCGSGEKIYRMGFCKKCFFESPYASDTIIRPELSTAHLGIGERDLAVEEAIQLQPHIVYLAYTGDVKVGVTRHSQIPTRWIDQGATFALPIAKTDNRYEAGMIEVALKEHLADKTNWRKMLEDDFEDDLDLADFREKIKDYFPDNFKNFYSMEHEMLRLDYPYEAPEKINSFTLDKKPEFEGVLKGIKGQYLSFEGGNFINVRGHEGYVIDLEI
- a CDS encoding GDP-mannose 4,6-dehydratase, with the protein product MKYLVTGGSGFIGSHLVEHLLKNRHSVINIDNFDDFYDYRIKIRNTLESVGKPFEFSFHNKEHDIEKLVFETSKKHYHIYYQDIRDKDGLEKIFAKHKIDAVIHLAALAGVRPSIEKPLEYEEVNVKGTMNLWELCREYKIKKFINASSSSIYGNNIKIPFSETDNVDQPISPYAATKKCTEILGHVYHNLYGIDIIQLRFFTVYGPRQRPDLAIHKFTKLINDNTEIPFYGDGSTSRDYTYIDDIIDGIMKSIQYLHRNKKVYEIINLGENEVITLNEMLATLEEHLEKKSIKKILPPQPGDVDKTNADITKARALIGYHPTTHFQNGTKKFVEWFLRNG